A region from the Salidesulfovibrio onnuriiensis genome encodes:
- a CDS encoding ABC transporter ATP-binding protein, translated as MSKLLETKELVTNFYTYEGVVKALDKVSISIDHGETFGLVGESGCGKSVTVRSVMRIIQSPGVIEGGEVQYCDDADRPDQCEDLLVKSEEEMRELRGDRISMIFQEPNAALNPVLTIGDQVAESYMFHRKRSMSKQVLEDVESGKISFGVFHPFLKWAYGRAAANPKDPVLKWLSKLPLLKYWDKPMRREAINRSIRIIEKLGISNAAELVTRYPHNLSGGMKQRIVIAIALACNPTLLIADEATSNLDVTIQAQILGLLNDLKERKAISSVLLITHDLGVVAETCDRVGVMYAGTLCEVADVKTLFNKPIHPYTRALLNSVPRFCVEGELATIEGSVPNLVHPPEGCRFHPRCKQATDICKREKPRLVDLGDGHSVACHNIDHKIGE; from the coding sequence ACCAAAGAACTGGTGACCAACTTCTATACCTACGAAGGCGTGGTCAAGGCCCTGGACAAGGTAAGCATCTCCATCGACCACGGGGAAACCTTCGGTCTGGTGGGCGAATCCGGTTGCGGAAAATCCGTCACCGTGCGCTCGGTCATGCGCATCATCCAGTCCCCCGGCGTCATCGAGGGCGGCGAGGTGCAGTACTGTGACGACGCCGACAGGCCGGACCAGTGCGAAGACCTGCTGGTCAAATCCGAAGAGGAAATGCGTGAGCTTCGCGGCGACCGCATCTCCATGATCTTCCAGGAACCCAACGCCGCGCTCAACCCGGTGCTGACCATCGGGGACCAGGTGGCCGAGAGCTACATGTTCCACCGCAAGCGCTCCATGAGCAAGCAGGTGCTGGAAGATGTGGAATCCGGCAAAATCAGCTTCGGCGTCTTCCATCCCTTCCTCAAGTGGGCCTACGGCAGGGCCGCGGCAAACCCCAAGGATCCGGTGCTCAAATGGCTGAGCAAGCTGCCGCTGCTCAAATACTGGGACAAACCCATGCGGCGCGAAGCCATCAACCGTTCCATCAGAATCATCGAGAAACTGGGGATTTCCAATGCGGCGGAACTGGTGACGCGCTACCCGCACAACCTGTCCGGCGGCATGAAGCAGCGTATCGTCATTGCCATTGCCCTGGCCTGCAACCCGACCCTGCTCATTGCGGACGAGGCCACATCCAACCTGGATGTGACCATCCAGGCCCAGATCCTGGGGCTGCTCAACGACCTCAAGGAACGCAAGGCCATTTCCTCGGTCCTGCTCATCACCCACGACCTGGGCGTGGTGGCCGAGACCTGCGACAGGGTAGGGGTCATGTACGCGGGCACCCTGTGCGAAGTTGCGGACGTGAAAACGCTCTTCAACAAGCCGATCCATCCCTATACCCGGGCGCTGCTCAACTCGGTTCCCCGTTTCTGCGTGGAAGGGGAGCTGGCCACCATCGAAGGCAGCGTCCCCAACCTGGTGCATCCTCCCGAAGGGTGCCGCTTCCATCCGCGCTGCAAGCAGGCCACGGACATCTGCAAACGGGAAAAGCCCAGGCTGGTCGACCTTGGAGACGGCCACAGCGTGGCCTGTCACAACATTGACCACAAGATCGGGGAATAG
- a CDS encoding ABC transporter ATP-binding protein, translating into MDTILELKNLKKHYPILGGVLRKEVDSVKALDGIDLDIQRGECLGVVGESGCGKTTTGKAILRLHAPTSGDIIYHPGDGGESHNIAKMSFGAMQRTGIRNKLQMVFQDPTTSLNPRMLIKHIIAEPLKEQKRWGARELEDKVVELLDLVGLTGDHLMRYPHEFSGGQRQRIAVARAIAAHPEFIVLDEPTSALDVSVQAQILNLLHKLRKQLNLTYLFVTHHLLVVKYISTRIAVMYLGKMIELAKTEDLFNDALHPYTHALLSGIPNPDPNLNKPRIVLEGDVPSPLNPPKGCRFHTRCPFATDICAREEPPLTEVGDGHKVACHRHTETRALVQQKFGTADYC; encoded by the coding sequence ATGGATACCATACTCGAACTCAAAAACCTCAAGAAGCATTATCCCATCCTCGGCGGCGTGCTGCGCAAGGAAGTCGATTCGGTCAAGGCCCTGGACGGCATCGATCTGGACATCCAGCGCGGCGAATGCCTCGGCGTGGTCGGCGAATCCGGCTGCGGCAAGACGACCACCGGCAAGGCCATCCTGCGGCTGCACGCCCCCACGTCGGGCGATATCATCTACCACCCCGGCGATGGAGGCGAATCGCACAACATAGCCAAGATGTCCTTTGGCGCCATGCAGCGCACCGGCATCCGCAACAAGCTCCAGATGGTCTTCCAGGACCCCACCACCTCGTTGAACCCGAGGATGCTCATCAAGCACATCATTGCCGAGCCTCTCAAGGAACAGAAACGATGGGGAGCAAGGGAACTGGAAGACAAGGTCGTGGAACTGCTGGACCTGGTGGGCCTGACCGGCGACCACCTCATGCGCTATCCGCACGAGTTCTCCGGCGGCCAGCGTCAGCGTATCGCCGTGGCGCGCGCCATTGCCGCCCATCCGGAGTTCATCGTCCTTGACGAACCCACCAGCGCCCTGGACGTGTCCGTGCAGGCCCAGATCCTGAACCTGCTGCACAAGCTGCGCAAGCAGCTCAACCTGACCTACCTGTTCGTGACCCACCACCTGCTGGTGGTGAAATACATCTCCACGCGCATCGCGGTCATGTATCTCGGAAAAATGATCGAACTGGCCAAGACCGAGGACCTGTTCAACGACGCGCTGCACCCCTATACCCACGCGCTGCTTTCGGGCATCCCCAACCCGGATCCGAACCTGAACAAACCGCGCATCGTGCTGGAAGGGGATGTGCCCAGCCCGTTGAACCCTCCCAAGGGATGCAGGTTCCACACCCGGTGCCCGTTCGCCACGGATATCTGCGCCCGAGAGGAACCGCCTCTGACGGAGGTGGGCGACGGCCACAAGGTGGCCTGCCACAGGCACACGGAAACACGAGCTCTCGTGCAGCAGAAATTCGGAACAGCGGATTATTGCTGA
- a CDS encoding NifB/NifX family molybdenum-iron cluster-binding protein has protein sequence MKVAVPTRDGCVDDHFGHCDHFSVFTIEDNAVVAREKLESPEGCGCKSNIASVLKEQGVSVMLAGNMGQGAVDVLGANDVQVIRGCSGDIEELVQNWIAGKVKDEAIVCDHHDCGSLHQL, from the coding sequence ATGAAAGTAGCAGTACCCACCCGCGATGGTTGCGTGGATGACCACTTCGGCCATTGCGATCATTTTTCGGTCTTCACCATCGAAGACAATGCCGTTGTCGCCCGCGAAAAGCTGGAATCCCCCGAGGGATGCGGCTGCAAGTCCAACATTGCCTCCGTGCTCAAGGAACAGGGAGTTTCCGTCATGCTGGCGGGCAACATGGGCCAGGGAGCCGTGGACGTGCTCGGCGCCAATGATGTCCAGGTCATCCGGGGATGTTCCGGCGACATCGAGGAGCTGGTGCAAAATTGGATTGCGGGCAAGGTCAAGGATGAGGCCATTGTTTGCGACCACCACGACTGCGGCAGCCTTCATCAGCTGTAG
- a CDS encoding DsrE family protein, with the protein MDNIFVIWSSADPEVAENLVFMYTLNSRLNGWWKNVRLVIWGPSARLAAENVTIRERIGELLEAGVEVWACKACSDNYGTTDELEALGVNVLYMGTPLTDMLKQGWKQLTF; encoded by the coding sequence ATGGATAATATTTTCGTGATCTGGAGTTCGGCCGACCCGGAAGTGGCCGAGAATCTGGTCTTCATGTACACGCTCAATTCCAGGCTCAACGGCTGGTGGAAAAATGTCCGGCTGGTCATCTGGGGCCCTTCGGCGAGACTCGCGGCCGAGAACGTCACCATCCGGGAACGGATCGGGGAGCTGCTGGAGGCCGGAGTCGAGGTCTGGGCCTGCAAGGCTTGCTCGGACAACTACGGCACCACGGATGAGCTGGAAGCTTTGGGCGTCAATGTCCTGTACATGGGCACCCCGCTCACCGACATGCTCAAGCAGGGATGGAAACAGCTGACGTTCTAG
- a CDS encoding RluA family pseudouridine synthase produces MHVPEGLDVLYSDNKIVVVNKPSGLLSVPGKGPDKMDCVVTRVQAMFPECRKHPAVHRLDMDTSGILVLGLTARAQRELSIQFQDRLTSKRYVALLEGLIEGEMGVIDLPLRTDVDNRPYQIVDHEHGRRAITIWKKLGEENGWTRVNFTPITGRSHQLRVHSSHPDGLGVPIVGDRLYGTGKYPGRLHLHAEYLRFTHPKTGEVMEFHTEAPF; encoded by the coding sequence GAAGGACTCGACGTCCTCTACTCGGACAATAAGATTGTGGTGGTAAACAAGCCCAGTGGCCTGCTTTCCGTTCCCGGCAAAGGGCCGGACAAGATGGACTGCGTGGTGACCCGTGTTCAGGCCATGTTTCCCGAATGTCGCAAGCACCCCGCTGTCCACCGTCTGGACATGGACACCTCGGGCATTCTCGTGTTGGGCCTTACCGCGAGGGCGCAGAGGGAACTTTCTATTCAATTTCAGGATCGCCTGACCTCCAAACGCTATGTGGCTCTTTTGGAGGGGCTCATTGAAGGAGAAATGGGGGTAATAGACCTGCCCCTGCGTACGGATGTGGACAACCGGCCCTACCAGATCGTCGATCATGAGCATGGACGACGGGCCATCACCATCTGGAAAAAGCTCGGGGAGGAGAACGGCTGGACCAGGGTCAACTTTACACCCATCACCGGGCGTTCCCATCAGCTGCGTGTGCATTCCTCCCATCCCGACGGATTGGGCGTGCCCATCGTGGGTGACAGGCTTTACGGCACCGGAAAATATCCGGGCCGTCTGCATCTGCATGCCGAGTATTTGCGCTTTACCCATCCCAAGACGGGCGAAGTGATGGAATTTCATACCGAGGCCCCGTTCTAG